The Xiphophorus couchianus chromosome 14, X_couchianus-1.0, whole genome shotgun sequence genome includes a region encoding these proteins:
- the LOC114157876 gene encoding mucin-2, whose amino-acid sequence TTAATTTTTAATTTTTAATTTTTAAPTTTAAPTTTTAAPTTTTAATTTTTAAPTTTTATATTTTAATTTTTAAPTTTTAALTTTTAAPTTTTAALTTTTAAPTTTTAALTTTTAAPTTTTATPTTTTVAPTTTTAAPTTTTAAPTTTTATPTTTTATPTTTTAAPTTTTAAPTTTTVTPTTTTAAPTTTTAAPTTTTAAPTTSTAAPTTTTAATTTTTAATTTTTAATTTTTAAPTTTTAAPTTTTAAPTTTTAATTTTTVAPTTTTAAPTTTTAATTTTTVATTTTTATPTTTIAAPTTTTATPTTTTVATTTTATPTTTIATPTTTTAAPTTTTAAPTTTTVTPTTTTAAPTTTTAAPTTTAAPTTTTAAPTTTTAATTTTTVAPTTTTAAPTTTTAATTTTTAAPTTTTEAPTTTTAAPTTTTAAPTTTTAATTTTTAATTTTTAAPTTTTVATITTTAAPTTTIAATTTTTVATTTTTAGPTTTTAAPITTTASPTTTTAAPTTATEAPTTAATTTTTAAPTTTTAAPTTMTPTTTTAATTTTTVAPTTTTAAPTTTTAATTTTTAATATTTAAPTTTTAAPTTTTATPTTTTAAPTTTPAAPTTTTAAPTTTTAAPTTTTAAPTTTTATATTTTAAPTTTTAAPTTTTATPTTSTTSPTTTESTTAPTTTTAAPTTTTAAPTTSTAAPTTTTAATTTTTAATTTTTATPTTTIAAPTTTTAAPTTTTAAPTTTTATPTTTTATPTTTTAAPTTTTAAPTTTTVTPTTTTAAPTTTTAAPTTTTAAPTTSTAAPTTTTAATTTTTAATTTTTAATTTTTAAPTTTTAAPTTTTAAPTTTTAATTTTTVAPTTTTAAPTTTTAATTTTTVATTTTTATPTTTIAAPTTTSPTTTTAAPTTATEAPTTAATTTTTAAPTTTTAAPTTMTPTTTTAATTTTTVAPTTTTAAPTTTTAATTTTTAATATTTAAPTTTTAAPTTTTATPTTTTAAPTTTAPTTTTAATTTTTVAPTTTTAAPTTTTATPTTTTAATTTTTVGTTTTTAAPTTTTEAPTTTTAAPTTTTAAPTTTTAAPTTTTAATTTNTAATTTTTAATTTTTASPITTTAAPTTTTAAPTTTTAAPTTTTVATTTTTTAASTTTTAATTTTTVATTTTTAAPTTTTAAPTTTTEAPTTTTAATTTTTAAPTTTTAAPTTMAPNTTTAATTTTTVAPTTTTAAPTTTTAATTTTTAATTTTTAAPTTTTAAPTTTTAAPTTTTAAPTTTAPTTTTAATTTTTVAPTTTTAATTTTTASPTTTTAAPTTTAVAPTTTTTTAAPTTTTAPTTTTTAAPTTTTASKTTTTSATTTTTAAPTTSTAAPTTTTAATTTTTAATTTTTAATTTTTAAPTTTTAAPTTTTAAPTTTTATPPTTTAAPTTTTAATTTTTAAPTTTTAAPTTTTAATTTTTAAPTTTAPITTTSALTTTTATTAAPTTTAPTTTTGATTKTTAATTTTTAAPISTTATPPTTTAAPTTTTAATTTTTAAPTTTTAAPTTTTAATTTTTAAPTTTTEAPTTTTAAPTTTKAVPTTTTAAKTTTTAATTTTTAAPTTTTVATTTTTAAPTTTTVATTTTTAAPTTTTTTEATTTTTSAPTTTTAPPTTTTEAPTTSTAAPTTTTAAPTTTTAAPTTTTAAPITSTAAPTTTTAAPTTTTEASTTTTAAPTTTTATPTMTTAAPTTTTAAPTTTTTAPTTTSSAPTTTTSAPTTTTEAPTTTTIATTTTTAAPTTTTAAPTTTTAAPTTTTAAPTTTTAAPTTTAAPTTTIAAPALIRLLTFKSDEVFTPDLGDPSSSGFQTRSGHIMNRLDPLFRRSFPSFQKTGAMRFRAGSIINSVDLEFQSSSSPNDTLIKDILVNEASNITEFNVLADTVALSDPAPATTTTMVPTTTTAAPTTTTAAPTTTTAAPTTTTAAPTTTTAAPTTTTAAPTTTTAAPTTTTAAPTTTTEAPTTTTAAPTTTTAAPTTTTAAPTTTTEAP is encoded by the exons accacagcagctacaactacaaccacagcagctacaaccacaaccacagcagctacaaccacaaccacagcggctccaacaacgacagctgctccaaccacaaccacagcggctccaaccactaccacagcagcaacaactacaaccacagctgctccaaccacaaccacagctacagcaaccacaaccacagcggctacaaccacaacaacagcggctccaaccacaaccacagctgcactaaccacaactacagcggctccaaccacaacaacagctgcactaaccacaactacagcggctccaaccacaacaacagctgcactaaccacaactacagcggctccaaccacaacaacagcgacaccaaccacaaccacagttgctccaaccacaaccacagctgctccaaccacaacaacagcagctccaaccacaaccacagctacaccaaccacaaccactgctacaccaactacaaccacagctgctccaaccacaacaacagcagctccaaccacaaccacagtcacaccaactacaaccacagctgctccaaccacaaccacagcggctccaaccacaacaacagctgctccaaccacatccacagcggctccaaccacaaccacagcagctacaactacaaccacagcagctacaaccacaaccacagcagctacaaccacaacgacagctgctccaaccacaaccacagctgctccaaccacaaccacagcggctccaaccactaccacagcagcaacaactacaaccacagtggctccaacaacaaccacagcggctccaaccacaaccacagcagctacaaccacaaccacagtagctacaaccacaaccacagctactccaacTACAACTatagctgctccaaccacaaccacagctacaccaaccacaaccacagtggctacaaccaca acagctacaccaaccacaactattgctacaccaactacaaccacagctgctccaaccacaacaacagcagctccaaccacaaccacagtcacaccaactacaaccacagctgctccaaccacaaccacagcggctccaacaacgacagctgctccaaccacaaccacagcggctccaaccactaccacagcagcaacaactacaaccacagtggctccaacaacaaccacagcggctccaaccacaaccacagcagctacaaccacaaccacagctgctccaactacaacaacagaggctccaactacaactacagctgctccaaccacaaccacagcggctccaacaacaaccacagcagccacaaccacaaccacagctgctacaacaacaaccacagctgctccaaccacaaccacagtagctacaatcacaaccacagctgctccaaccacaaccattgcagctacaaccacaaccactgtagctacaaccacaaccacagcgggtccaacaacaaccacagctgctccaataACAACCACAGcctctccaaccacaaccacagctgctccaactacagcaacagaggctccaaccacagcagctacaactacaaccacagctgctccaaccacaaccacagcggctccaaccacaatgactccaaccactaccacagcagcaacaactacaaccacagtggctccaacaacaaccacagcggctccaaccacaaccacagcagctacaactacaaccacagcagctacagcCACAAcgacagctgctccaaccacaaccacagctgctccaactacaaccacagctactccaaccacaaccacagctgctccaaccacaacaccagctgctccaaccacaacaacagctgctccaaccacaaccacagcagctccaaccacaacaacagctgctccaaccacaaccacagctacagcaaccacaaccacagcagctccaaccacaacaacagctgctccaaccacaaccacagcaactccaaccacatCCACAACTTCTCCGACCACAACAGAGTCAACAa ctgctccaaccacaacaacagcagctccaaccacaacaacagctgctccaaccacatccacagcggctccaaccacaaccacagcagctacaactacaaccacagcagctacaaccacaaccacagctactccaacTACAACTatagctgctccaaccacaaccacagctgctccaaccacaacaacagcagctccaaccacaaccacagctacaccaaccacaaccactgctacaccaactacaaccacagctgctccaaccacaacaacagcagccccaaccacaaccacagtcacaccaactacaaccacagctgctccaaccacaaccacagcggctccaaccacaacaacagctgctccaaccacatccacagcggctccaaccacaaccacagcagctacaactacaaccacagcagctacaaccacaaccacagcagctacaaccacaacgacagctgctccaaccacaaccacagctgctccaaccacaaccacagcggctccaaccactaccacagcagcaacaactacaaccacagtggctccaacaacaaccacagcggctccaaccacaaccacagcagctacaaccacaaccacagtagctacaaccacaaccacagctactccaacTACAACTatagctgctccaaccacaa cctctccaaccacaaccacagctgctccaactacagcaacagaggctccaaccacagcagctacaactacaaccacagctgctccaaccacaaccacagcggctccaaccacaatgactccaaccactaccacagcagcaacaactacaaccacagtggctccaacaacaaccacagcggctccaaccacaaccacagcagctacaactacaaccacagcagctacagcCACAAcgacagctgctccaaccacaaccacagctgctccaactacaaccacagctactccaaccacaaccacagcggctccaaccacaacggctccaaccactaccacagcagcaacaactacaaccacagtggctccaacaacaaccacagcggctccaacaacaaccacagcgactccaaccacaaccacagcagctacaaccacaaccacagtaggtacaaccacaaccacagctgctccaactacaacaacagaggctccaactacaactacagctgctccaaccacaactacagctgctccaaccacaaccacagcggctccaaccacaaccacagcagccacaaccacaaacacagcagctacaaccacaaccacagcagctacaaccacaaccactgcgtCTCCAatcacaaccacagcggctccaaccacaaccacagctgctccaacaacaaccacagctgctccaacaacaaccacagtagctacaaccaccacaaccacagctgcttcaaccacaaccacagcagctacaaccacaaccacagtagctacaaccacaaccacagcggctccaacaacaaccacagctgctccaactacaacaacagaggctccaaccacaaccacagcagctacaactacaaccacagctgctccaaccacaaccacagcggctccaaccacaatgGCTCCAAACACTaccacagcagcaacaactacaaccacagtggctccaacaacaaccacagcggctccaaccacaaccacagcagctacaactacaaccacagcagctacaaccacaacgacagctgctccaaccacaaccacagctgctccaactacaaccacagctgctccaaccacaacgacagcggctccaaccacaacggctccaaccactaccacagcagcaacaactacaaccacagtggctccaaccacaaccacagcagctacaaccacaaccacagcgtcTCCAACAACAAcgacagctgctccaactacaaccgcagtggctccaacaacaaccacaaccacagctgctccaaccacaaccacagcacctactaccacaaccacagctgctccaacaacaaccacagcttctaAAACTACAACCACATcggctacaaccacaaccacagctgctccaaccacatccacagcggctccaactacaactacagcagctacaactacaacaacagcagctacaaccacaaccacagcagctacaactacaaccacagcggctccaacaacaaccacagctgctccaaccacaaccacagcagctccaactaca ACCACAGCGACTCCacccacaaccacagctgctccaaccacaaccacagcagctacaaccacaaccacagcggctccaaccacaaccacagctgctccaaccacaaccacagcagctacaaccacaaccacag cggctccaaccacaactgctcCAATCACCACCACGTCGGCTCtgaccacaaccacagcg accacagcggctccaaccacaacggctccaaccacaaccacaggagccacaacaaaaaccacagcagctacaaccacaaccactgcggCTCCAATCTCAACCACAGCGACTCCacccacaaccacagctgctccaaccacaaccacagcagctacaaccacaaccacagcggctccaaccacaaccacagctgctccaaccacaaccacagcagctacaaccacaaccacagctgctccaactacaacaacagaggctccaactacaactacagctgctccaaccacaaccaaagcggttccaacaacaaccacagcagccaaaacaacaaccacagcagctacaaccacaaccactgcggctccaaccacaaccacagtagctacaactacaaccacagctgctccaaccacaaccacagttgctacaaccacaaccacagcggctccaaca acaaccacaaccacagaagcaacaactacaaccacatctgctccaaccacaaccacagctcctccaaccacaaccacagaagctccaaccacaagcacagctgctccaaccacaaccacagcagctccgaccacaacaacagctgctccgaccacaaccacagctgcaccaattacatccacagcggctccaactacaaccacagcagctccaaccacaaccacagaagcctcaactacaacaacagcggctccaaccacaacaacagctactccaaccatgaccacagctgctccaaccacaaccacagcggctccaactacaaccacaacggctccaaccacaacatcatctgctccaacaacaaccacatctgctccaactacaaccacagaagctcctaCCACAACAACAATagctacaactacaacaacagctgctccaactacaaccacagcggctccaaccacaaccacagctgctccaaccacaaccacagctgctccaaccacaactacag cagctccaaccacaacagctgctccaaccacaactataGCAGCTCCAGCATTAATAAGGCTGCTGACTTTCAAGTCTGATGAAGTATTCACCCCAGATTTGGGAGACCCATCATCATCAGGATTCCAAACACGCTCTGGACATATAATGAATCGA CTTGACCCACTTTTCAGAAGATCTTTCCCCTCATTCCAAAAGACTGGAGCCATGAGATTCAG GGCTGGATCAATTATCAACTCTGTGGATCTTGAATTTCAGTCATCATCTTCTCCTAATGATACActaattaaagacattttggtTAATGAGGCTTCAAACATCACGGAATTCAATGTATTAGCAGACACGGTTGCTCTTAGTGACCCAG cacctgcaaccacaacaacaatggttccaaccacaaccacagcggctccaaccacaacaacagcggctccaaccacaaccacagctgctccaaccacaacaacagcggctccaaccacaacaacagcggctccaaccacaacaacagccgCTCCCACCACAACAACAGCCG ctccaaccacaaccacagcggctccaaccacaaccacagaggctccaaccacaaccacagcggcaccaaccacaaccacagcggctccaaccacaaccacagcggctccaaccacaaccacagaggctcca
- the LOC114157729 gene encoding cell wall protein DAN4-like, which yields MDLEKKVIETYDLIYKKKFGILFSHSFVIAFRNSTQSARLTTTEAEVGLEFNKTTTSDNLPKNEVVQETLREAINSTTFNVTFILNTINLISTPLATPAPTTNATDITNTTTTAPTTNATTTNTTTMPTTNATTTNTTTTPTTNATTTNTTTTAPITNATTTNTTTTPTTNATTTNTTTTPTTNATTTNTTTTAPITNATTTNTTTTPTTNATTTNTTTATTTPTTTTTTTVESLVKRRLTFRSAGETFTTELLDTSSTAFIKRAVLLKTHLEPLYQAAFASYRSFIVISFSNGSIINNIDLGFATASQPSSTQITDILVKANSTITAFNIDINSIFVDGTQTSSGASHTISLITAFSMVLLSWLLSTQQ from the exons ATGGATcttgagaaaaaagtcatagaAACA TATGACTTAATCTACAAAAAGAAGTTTGGAATCCTCTTCAGTCATAGTTTTGTCATTGCATTTAG AAATTCCACACAATCTGCACGATTGACTACTACTGAAGCAGAAGTGGGGTTGGAGTTTAATAAAACTACAACTTCTGACAATCTCCCAAAGAATGAAGTTGTACAAGAAACCTTACGCGAGGCGATAAACAGTACCACTTTCAACGTTACATTCATTCTTAACACCATTAATTTAATAA GCACACCTTTGGCAACCCCTGCTCCCACTACAAATGCTACAGATATTACAAATACTACTACAACTGCGCCAACCACCAATGCAACTACTACAAATACTACAACTATGCCAACCACCAATGCAACTACTACAAATACTACAACTACGCCAACCACCAATGCAACTACTACAAATACTACTACAACTGCGCCAATCACCAATGCAACTACTACAAATACTACAACTACGCCAACCACCAATGCAACTACTACAAATACTACAACTACGCCAACCACCAATGCAACTACTACAAATACTACTACAACTGCGCCAATCACCAATGCAACTACTACAAATACTACAACTACGCCAACCACCAATGCAACTACTACAAATACTACAACTG CTACAACTACGCCAACCAccacaacaactacaactgtgGAGTCACTAGTGAAAAGGCGACTGACTTTTAGGTCTGCAGGAGAGACATTTACCACTGAGTTGCTGGACACATCATCTACAGCTTTCATAAAACGAGCCGTACTTTTGAAGACCCAT ctTGAACCACTCTACCAGGCAGCGTTCGCTTCTTACCGCAGTTTCATTGTGATTTCATTCAG CAATGGATCAATCATCAACAACATTGACCTTGGATTTGCAACAGCATCCCAACCTAGTAGCACCCAAATCACAGATATTTTGGTGAAAGCAAATTCAACCATCACAGCTTTCAACATTGACATCAATTCAATTTTTGTGGATGGCACAC AAACGTCGAGTGGAGCAAGCCATACAATCAGCCTCATCACTGCATTCAGCATGGTCCTGTTGTCATGGCTTCTTTCAACACAACAATAA
- the LOC114157730 gene encoding putative GPI-anchored protein pfl2 — protein MNGTQAEVGVEFNKSTPAETIPKAEDVQATLKEAVNNPNSTLNVTFDVNSIQIISVPATSAPIVLQNTTTTTNETAANITTGVATTTPGTSTASNATTTTNETTANITTGVATTKPGTSTASNATTTTNETTANITTGVATTKPGTSTASNATTTAVTTITTKTTTVVQTVRQLTFRSPGETFTTDLLDSTSTAFKNRASLLKSTLEPFYKQSFSSFSDLTVKSFRSGSIINEMELRFVSASAPTGSEIAQVLVKVASNITAFTVDAASIFVDGTQVSSGVSHKISLIMAFCMVLLSRMLSSQH, from the exons ATGAATGGTACTCAAGCAGAGGTGGGCGTAGAGTTCAATAAATCCACACCAGCTGAGACAATCCCAAAGGCTGAAGATGTTCAAGCAACACTGAAGGAGGCTGTGAATAACCCCAACTCCACTTTGAATGTCACATTCGACGTGAATTCCATTCAAATAATAA GTGTACCTGCAACTTCAGCCCCaatagttttgcaaaatacaacaACTACAACTAATGAAACTGCTGCCAACATCACTACCGGAGTGGCAACAACAACGCCTGGAACGTCAACTGCCAGCAATGCAACAACTACAACTAATGAAACTACTGCAAACATCACTACCGGAGtagcaacaacaaaacctgGAACGTCAACTGCCAGCAATGCAACAACTACAACTAATGAAACTACTGCAAACATCACTACCGGAGtagcaacaacaaaacctgGAACGTCAACTGCCAGCAATGCAACAACTACAGCAGTTACAACCATTACAACAAAAACCACAACTGTGGTGCAAACAGTAAGGCAGCTGACCTTTAGGTCTCCCGGAGAGACCTTTACAACTGATTTGCTCGACTCAACCTCAACAGCATTTAAAAACCGAGCTTCACTTTTAAAGTCAACT cTTGAACCATTCTACAAGCAATcattttcttcattcagtgatCTAACAGTGAAGTCTTTCAG AAGCGGCTCAATCATCAATGAAATGGAGCTTCGATTTGTATCTGCATCTGCTCCTACTGGCTCCGAAATTGCACAAGTTTTGGTCAAGGTGGCTTCAAACATCACTGCCTTCACCGTTGATGCTGCTAGTATTTTCGTCGATGGCACAC AAGTGTCAAGTGGAGTAAGCCACAAGATCAGTCTCATCATGGCTTTCTGCATGGTCCTGTTGTCACGGATGCTGTCAAGCCAACACTAA